One window of the Heliomicrobium undosum genome contains the following:
- the thrC gene encoding threonine synthase, giving the protein MKHVQALQCIHCGKQYDPCDVDYYCPACGYHEGILDVIYDYEAVKAEMDPDIFSAGGPRSMWRYLPLLPVAEPERISHLQVGWTPLYAVPRLAETLDVAGCWVKDEGRNPTASFKDRASAVGVLKALEKGASRITCASTGNAASSLAGFAAAAGLPASIFVPKRAPEAKVAQLLVFGAQVFSVQGTYDQAWELCMAASSHFGWYNRNCAINSYLIEGKKTVALELVEQFRERGTFPDWVVVSVGDGCTIGGVWKGFKEMQRIGWIEKTPKILGVQAAGCQPFVTAWREGKGLTPCEADTLADSIAVGHPRNFVKGLRAVTESGGAYVAVPDHAILEAMTTLARKAAVFGEPAGVTGVAGIQEARRQGIISLDDSVALIVTGNGLKDIASAIRAAGQPLPVAPELDAVRRIVNP; this is encoded by the coding sequence ATGAAACACGTGCAAGCGCTTCAGTGCATCCATTGCGGGAAACAGTATGATCCCTGCGATGTGGACTATTACTGTCCCGCCTGCGGCTACCATGAGGGCATCCTCGACGTGATCTACGACTATGAAGCCGTCAAGGCGGAGATGGATCCTGACATCTTCAGCGCGGGGGGACCGCGCTCCATGTGGCGGTACCTGCCGCTCCTGCCGGTCGCCGAACCGGAGCGGATCAGCCACCTGCAGGTCGGCTGGACGCCCCTCTATGCAGTCCCAAGGCTGGCGGAAACGCTCGATGTGGCCGGCTGCTGGGTGAAAGATGAGGGCCGTAACCCGACGGCGTCTTTCAAGGACCGGGCCAGCGCCGTAGGGGTACTCAAGGCCCTGGAAAAAGGGGCCTCCCGGATCACCTGCGCTTCCACCGGCAACGCCGCTTCCTCACTGGCCGGCTTTGCCGCCGCCGCCGGGCTGCCGGCCTCTATCTTCGTGCCCAAGCGGGCGCCGGAAGCCAAGGTGGCCCAGTTGCTCGTCTTCGGCGCCCAGGTGTTTTCCGTCCAGGGGACCTATGACCAGGCTTGGGAACTATGCATGGCGGCCAGCAGCCACTTCGGCTGGTATAACCGCAACTGCGCCATCAACTCCTACTTAATTGAAGGGAAGAAAACGGTCGCCCTGGAACTGGTCGAGCAGTTCCGGGAACGGGGAACCTTCCCCGACTGGGTTGTCGTCTCTGTCGGCGACGGCTGCACCATCGGCGGCGTCTGGAAAGGATTCAAAGAGATGCAGCGCATCGGCTGGATCGAAAAGACACCGAAGATCCTGGGCGTGCAGGCCGCCGGTTGCCAACCCTTCGTCACCGCCTGGCGGGAGGGAAAAGGGCTCACCCCTTGCGAGGCCGATACCCTGGCTGATTCCATCGCTGTCGGTCACCCCCGCAATTTTGTCAAAGGGCTGCGGGCCGTGACAGAATCGGGTGGGGCCTATGTCGCCGTACCTGACCATGCCATCCTCGAAGCGATGACCACATTGGCCCGCAAGGCCGCCGTCTTCGGCGAACCGGCCGGCGTCACCGGCGTGGCCGGCATCCAGGAGGCTCGCCGTCAAGGGATCATCAGCCTTGACGATTCGGTGGCCCTCATCGTCACCGGCAACGGCTTGAAAGACATCGCCAGCGCCATTCGGGCCGCTGGGCAGCCCTTGCCGGTGGCGCCGGAACTGGATGCGGTCCGGCGCATCGTCAATCCCTAA
- a CDS encoding PLP-dependent cysteine synthase family protein, with protein MTRIPFGPTYDEMLHPETLDASLRSQALAALRENELDPINLFNITWKNSDNGVRKVVLPPALTGVDANIVVMLGYGFPSGSHKVGPAYSTLIEGLVDGEIVPGVHTILGPSTGNFGIGTAYISNLLGFKAIVIMPDNMSKERYERIQKYGGQLELTPGSESDVILTLERTHEMMKNPAYKALAQFELFPNYRFHRHVTGNSAIEAVQGVGNGRVAGFVSAPGSAGTLAAGDQIKAVFPEAKIGALEPYECSTLANGGRGQHRIEGIGDKMCTLIHNVLTTDFIILIRDEETVQGLKVFRDGVEALVQMGVDRDFALSIRDWFGPSGICNILGAIKMAKFLRLGPGDNVVTVATDGFDRYHSVMEDLDNRYLETAPFVLERWAKDIFLGADDQQVFDVRRADKKERLFQQKEKDWLKFGYSIDFLNAMREAGFWEDQYAKVKIYNEKIAASRQKD; from the coding sequence ATGACCCGGATTCCCTTTGGACCGACCTACGATGAGATGCTGCACCCGGAGACACTGGACGCCTCGCTCCGTTCCCAGGCGCTCGCGGCGCTGCGAGAGAACGAACTGGACCCGATCAACCTCTTCAATATCACCTGGAAAAACAGCGACAACGGAGTCCGCAAGGTCGTCCTGCCGCCGGCTCTCACCGGTGTTGACGCCAACATCGTCGTCATGCTTGGCTACGGCTTCCCCTCGGGATCCCACAAGGTCGGCCCTGCCTACAGCACCCTGATCGAAGGGCTTGTCGACGGCGAGATCGTCCCCGGCGTACATACCATCCTTGGTCCGTCGACAGGCAACTTTGGCATCGGCACCGCCTACATCTCCAACCTGCTCGGTTTTAAGGCTATCGTCATCATGCCCGACAACATGAGCAAGGAGCGCTATGAGCGGATCCAAAAATACGGCGGCCAACTGGAACTGACGCCAGGCAGTGAATCCGATGTGATCCTGACGCTGGAACGGACTCATGAGATGATGAAAAACCCCGCCTACAAAGCCTTGGCCCAGTTCGAACTCTTCCCCAACTACCGCTTCCACCGCCACGTGACCGGCAACAGCGCCATCGAGGCCGTCCAGGGCGTCGGCAACGGGCGCGTCGCCGGCTTTGTCTCCGCCCCCGGATCAGCCGGCACCCTCGCCGCCGGTGATCAGATCAAAGCCGTCTTCCCGGAGGCCAAGATCGGGGCGCTGGAACCCTATGAGTGCTCGACCCTGGCGAACGGTGGGCGCGGCCAGCACCGCATCGAGGGCATCGGCGACAAGATGTGCACCCTCATCCACAACGTGCTGACCACCGATTTCATCATCCTGATCCGGGACGAGGAAACGGTCCAGGGACTGAAAGTTTTCCGGGACGGCGTAGAGGCCCTCGTCCAGATGGGTGTTGACCGCGATTTCGCCCTGTCCATTCGCGACTGGTTCGGTCCCTCGGGAATCTGCAACATCCTGGGCGCCATCAAGATGGCCAAGTTCCTCCGCCTCGGCCCTGGCGACAACGTGGTCACCGTCGCCACCGACGGCTTTGACCGCTACCACTCCGTCATGGAAGACCTGGACAACCGTTACCTGGAGACGGCGCCTTTCGTCCTTGAACGGTGGGCCAAGGACATCTTCCTCGGCGCCGATGACCAGCAGGTCTTTGATGTCCGGCGCGCCGACAAAAAAGAGCGGCTCTTCCAGCAGAAGGAGAAGGACTGGCTCAAGTTCGGCTACAGCATCGACTTCCTCAACGCCATGCGCGAAGCCGGCTTCTGGGAAGATCAGTACGCGAAGGTGAAAATCTACAACGAGAAGATCGCCGCGAGCCGACAAAAAGACTGA